TGCACATGGCTCAAACGACAAAATTTATCATCCTGTAACAGTTGCACAAGCTGCGGATGAATTGTTAAGTTTAGATGGTGTAGAAGCTTCTTACGTGGTTGCACGTAGAGAAGATGACCTAGTCGGTATTTCTGCCCGCTCGCTCGGTTCTATTAACGTCCAACTGACAATGGAAGCGTTAGGAGGCGGCGGTCATTTAACCAATGCTGCAACTCAAATCAAAGGTGTATCAGTAGAAGAAGCAGTACAACAATTACAACAAGCGATAGATGAACAAATGAGTAGGAGTGAAGAAGCATGAAAGTAATTTTTACACAAGATGTTAAAGGTAAAGGCAAAAAAGGTGAAGTTAAAGACGTACCAGTAGGTTATGCAAATAACTTCTTATTCAAGAAAAACGTTGCTGTAGAAGCAACTCCAGGTAATTTAAAACAATTGCAACAACAAAATAAACGCGCTGAACAAGAAAGAGAACAAGAAATTGAAGACGCTAAAGCATTGAAGAAAAAATTAGAAGATATCGAAGTTGAAGTAACAGCTAAATCAGGCGAAGGCGGCAAACTCTTCGGTTCTGTCAGCACTAAACAAATCGCACAAGCCTTACAAAAACAACACGATATCAAAATTGATAAACGTAAAATGGACTTACCGAATGGTATCCATGCGTTAGGTTATACAAATGTACCTGTTAAATTAGATAAAGAAGTCGATGGTACAATTCGTGTCCACACTGTAGAACAATAAGTTTGAAATGGAATAAATCAGAGGTGTAATCATAATGGATGGAATGTACGAACAAAACCAAATGCCGCATAACAATGAGGCTGAGCAATCTGTCTTAGGTGCCATTATTATTGATCCGCAGCTCATCGGGGAAACTCAGGGAGTCTTACTTCCTGAGTCCTTTTATAGAGGCGCACACCAACACATTTTCCGTGCGATGATGCACCTCTCTGAGGAAAATAGTGATATTGATGTCGTTACCTTGATGGATCAGCTGACATCAGAAGGAACATTAAGTGAAGCGGGCGGACCGCAGTACTTGGCTGAATTAGCTAATAAAGTACCGACAACCCGCAATATTGAATATTATCGAGAAATCGTCTATAAGCTTGCAGCGAAACGTAATTTGATTCGTGTTGCGGACCAAATTGCGAAAGACGGTTATGATACAGAACTCGATTTAGATGACATTTTAAGTGATGCCGAAAGAAAAATTTTAGAACTCTCTGCCACAAGAGAATCAGAAGGCTTTAAAGATATCAGGGATGTCTTAGGTCAGGTTTATGAGAATGCCGAAGAGCTCGATCAAAATAGCGGCCAGACTCCTGGTATTCCTACAGGTTATCGAGATTTAGACCAAATGACAGCCGGTTTCAACCGCAATGATTTAATCATTTTAGCAGCCCGCCCATCAGTAGGTAAGACTGCCTTCGCTTTAAATATTGCGCAAAAGGTTGCGACTAATGAAGGCAACTACACTGTAGGTATCTTCTCTCTTGAGATGGGTGCTGATCAGTTGGCTACACGTATGATTTGTAGCTCAGGAAACGTAGACTCTAACCGTTTACGTACAGGTACAATGACTGAAGAAGACTGGAATCGCTTTACAGTAGCTGTCGGTAAATTGTCTAGAACGAAAATCTTTATTGATGATACGCCAGGTATACGTATTACAGATTTACGTTCGAAATGCCGCCGTTTAAAGCAAGAGCATGGTTTAGATATGATTGTAATCGACTACTTGCAGTTGATTATGGGAAGCGGTTCTCGTATGTCAGACAACCGTCAACAAGAAGTATCTGAGATTTCCAGAACGCTCAAAGCCATAGCACGTGAACTTGAATGCCCTGTTATTGCATTAAGTCAGTTATCACGTGGTGTGGAACAACGACAAGATAAACGTCCAATGATGAGTGATATCCGTGAATCTGGTTCCATCGAGCAAGATGCCGATATTGTAGCCTTTTTATACCGTGATGATTATTACAATCGCGAAGGAGACGAAGACGACGATGATGGTGGCATGGAACCTGTAGCGAATGATGATAACGGCGAAATCGAAGTCATTATTGCTAAACAACGTAACGGTCCAACCGGTACCGTTAAATTACACTTCATGAAACAATACAATAAATTTACAGATATTGATTATGCACATGCAGATATGATGTAAATTACGGGAGGTTGAAACTAGATTTCAACCTCTTTTTTTAGGTTTGAAAAAATTTTTTGGAGAGTGAAAAAATAAATTTTTACGTACAATTATAGTTGGATGTATATTAATGTACGGTTTTAAGTCGATTTAAAAGAAGGTAAATGTCAATAAGTATGTGTAACATTCTTGATGAAATAAGTCTTAAAACACCATTAATAAAGGCGTGAAGGCATTTTGTCGCTGAAATCGATGAAGTGCTTTTTGTCTAAAAACTGTAAAAAATAATGTTCGTTTTCTATTTGCATTACACGCTTACAATTGATAGAATACTTAATGGTTAATTGAGAATAACTTGGAGGTGCTCTTATGTCATCAATCGTAGTTGTTGGGACACAATGGGGAGACGAAGGTAAAGGTAAAATTACAGACTTTTTAGCAGAACAAGCAGACGTGATTACACGTTTTTCAGGCGGTAACAACGCTGGTCATACAATCAAATTTGGCGGCGAAACTTACAAATTGCACTTAGTACCATCAGGAATTTTTTATCAAGATAAACTTTCAGTGATTGGTAACGGTGTAGTTGTAGATCCTGTTGCTTTATTGAAAGAGTTGGATGCATTAAACGAACGCGGTATTCCAACAAATAATTTGCGCATTTCAAACCGTGCTCAAGTTATTTTGCCTTACCACTTATTACAAGATGAGTATGAAGAACGTCTTCGCGGCGATAACAAAATCGGTACGACTAAGAAAGGTATCGGCCCAGCATACGTTGATAAAGCACAAAGAATCGGAATCCGTATGGCGGATTTATTAGACAAAGAAACTTTTGAAAGATTATTAAAATCAAATCTTGAATACAAATCAGCATACTTCAAAGGTATGTTTAACGAAGAAGCTCCTGCTTTCGAAGATATCTTCGAAGAATATTACGCAGCAGGTCAACGTTTGAAAGAATATGTAACAGACACACCTAAAATCTTAGATGACGCTTTAGCAGCAAATGAACGTGTGTTATTCGAAGGCGCGCAAGGTGTAATGCTTGATATCGACCATGGTACATATCCGTTCGTTACATCAAGCAACCCGATTGCTGGTAACGTAACTGTCGGCGGTGGCGTAGGTCCAACTGCAGTATCTAAAGTAATCGGTGTATGTAAATCATATACTTCACGTGTGGGTGACGGTCCATTCCCTACTGAATTATTTGATGAAGATGGTCATCACATCCGTGAAGTCGGTCGTGAATACGGTACAACTACAGGTCGTCCTCGTCGTGTCGGCTGGTTCGACTCAGTCGTATTACGTCATTCACGTCGCGTGAGTGGTATTACTGATTTATCTATCAACTCAATTGACGTTTTAACTGGTTTAGACACTGTTAAAATTTGCGTGGCTTATGAGTTGGATGGAAAAGAAATCACTGAATACCCTGCGAACTTAAATGACTTGAAACGTTGCAAACCTATCTATGAAGAATTACCTGGATGGACAGAAGATATTACAGGCGTACAATCTTTAGAAGCACTTCCAGAAAATGCACGCCATTATTTAGAACGTATTTCTGAGCTTTCTGGTGTAGGCATTTCAATCTTCTCAGTAGGTCCTGATCGTACACAAACAAACATGTTAAAACCTTTATGGTCATAATTGGATAAAAAAGACGTGCATATCATGAAGATGTGTACGTTTTTTTTATATATGAGTTGAATGTTTTGTATATTGTGATTGGTGGTCTTGTGGGATTGGGCAGCGGCGGGTCGATTTAGACACTAGTTAGGCGAAAGTGTCTAGAAAAGGGTATAATCTAGACACAAGTTTTTGGGAAGTGTCTAGAAAAGGGTATAATCTAGACACAAGTTTTTGGGAAGTGTCTAGAAAAGGGTATAATCTAGACACAAGTTTTTGGGAAGTGTCTAGAAAAGCATGTAATCTAGACACAAGTTTTTGGGAAGTGTCTAGAAAAGCATGTAATCTAGACACAAGATTTAGAGAAGTGTCTAGAAAAGCATGTAATCTAGACACAAGTTTTTGGGAAGTGTCTAGAAAAGGGTATAATCTAGACACAAGATTCCGAGAAGTGTCTAGAAAAGGGCGTAATCTAGACACAAGATTCCGAGAAGTGTCTAGAATCCTCTGCATTCCCCGCCGGTCCGTCGCTCCATCACATTACACGTCCAGCCACCCCACACCTGCCCTCTAATTTAGTGAATATCTTTCTTGCGATGATGACCGCCACGTACTTCAGAAACATTACCGAAGGACAAGAAGGCGTTCGGATCGATTTGCATCACAAACTCTTTCAATTTGGCTTCTTCGACACGTGTGATAACACAGAAAACGACTTTACGCGGTTCGCCAGTATAAGCGCCCTCCGCATTTAAGTAAGTCACCCCACGCCCAAGACGGTCATTGATGGCTTCTCCGATTTCTTTATAATCATCACTGATAATCCAGACGGCTTTCGACTCATCGAGACCGACAAGTATCAAATCAATCATCTTGAACGCGATAAAGTAGGCTACAAAGCTGTACATCGCACTTTCCCAAGTGAAAATAAATCCTGCAAGCGCAAAGATGAAGAAGTTGAAAATCATGACGATTTCACCTACGGAAAAAGGAACTTTATTGTTCAAGAGGATAGACATGATTTCGGTACCATCCATCGTACCGCCTGCACGTATTACCAACCCTACGCCGATTCCGACAATAGCTCCGCCGAAAATAGTGATGAGAAGCGGTTCTTTAACTACAGCTTGTACGGGATGCAAGAGTGTGGTACCTACAGAAAGAATGGTAATTGCATATAAAGTAGAGATAGCAAACGTCTTACCTATTTGTTTATATCCTAAAAAGAAAAACGGTAAATTGAGTATGAAAATAAATAGGCCGAGCGACCATCCTGTTAAGTGGGATAAAATAATTGAGATACCGACAATGCCTCCATCAAGCAATTTGTTCGGCACTAAGAAAAGTTCCAGCCCTGCAGCTGTAAGTAATGCACCTATGGTTAAAAATAATATGCGGACAACAATTTGTGTGAGTGATAATTTTTTCTCTTTTCTGTTATGACCCCCAGAAATAGTAGTATGTTCCATAAATTTCCTCCTAAATTGGGTTATGTAAAAATTATACAAAAAAACTTTAAAAATAGCTTGTGTTTTTTAATACCGCTTGATATAATCAATCTTGTGCTTAAGAAATGGCTCCTTGGTCAAGCGGTTAAGACACCGCCCTTTCACGGCGGTAACACGGGTTCGAGTCCCGTAGGAGTCACCATTTCTGGTCTCGTAGTGTAGCGGTTAACACGCCTGCCTGTCACGCAGGAGATCGCGGGTTCGATTCCCGTCGAGACCGTATATTGCTCATCCAATAGGGTGGGCAATTTTTTTATGCTTTTTTATTAATATTATGTAAAGATTTTAAAAATCCATTCACTGACATAGGTTTCTAAAAAAGCTGCGATGATAATTAATGGTAACCCAATCAGTACAAATGCTTTAATCAAATTGAGAAGCGCTTCTTTAAGAGAATAGTTTTCTTTTTTATTGCTGCGAAATAGATTAGTAATTTTTCGAATAATAGCTTGATTAACCTTATATAATCCACTCGCCACAACGCATAAACCAAACATCTCAAATGTATAGTGAGGTATAGTTGCAATAATAGCTATAAAGCCACGGTAAGGCGTAAAGTTAAGTAAAAATCCCAATAATACTCCTGGAAGTACAGCGGTAAAAATTGTGTTTAATAAATAAAGGAGAGGGATAGGTATGAGCGCTAAGATAAACATTTGAGACGGTACTCTCAGTCCATTTTCATAAATAAATCCCCATACTTTGTGTAAACCAGCTTCATGGTCAAGATGCTCAGGTATTTTGTCTCCAATACTTTTAAGTGTATTGAATGAAGGATGAAATATGTAAGCTAAGATGATGCTGAGTACGAGAAAACAAGTCATCAACAGAAACATTTTCAGTGCTCGTTTAAGATAAGTTGAATCAGATAGCATATATAAACTCCTCTGTATTTAATCTCTCCCTTCAGTATAACAAACTAATTACAGAATTCAGGATTAATACCGTTCCTCATCCCAACCCGTCCCCTATCCCTTCATAAACAATTTACAATGCGAATGAGCGATGAGATGCTATAATATATCCGTATGCATGACTCTTTCAGTAAATCACATTTACCATTTTTAAACAGTAACCACGTTTTACCTTCTGCGCTTTTATCACTTTCTATACAATATTTTTGTTCAATTGTCGACAATCCTTTTAAATTTGTTAGGAAAATAGAATTGGTACGTCAAAAATGGTAAATTATATAGTAGATACTTATGTAAATTTATAATAGATTCATGTACGATTATTTAAGATTAGAAATGAGGTTTAGGATTATGGCGAGAAAAGTAGTTGTAGTAGACGATGAAAAACCTATTGCTGATATTCTAGAATTTAATTTGAAAAAAGAAGGTTATGAAGTCTTTTGTGCATATGATGGGAATGATGCAATCGACTTAATTTATGAAGAAGAACCAGATATCGTACTTTTAGATATTATGCTTCCTGGACGTGATGGCATGGAGGTTTGTCGTGAAGTCCGCAAGAAGTACGAAATGCCGATTATTATGTTGACTGCAAAAGACTCTGAAATTGATAAAGTCTTAGGACTTGAACTTGGTGCGGATGACTATGTAACCAAACCATTCAGCACACGTGAATTGATTGCACGTGTTAAAGCGAATTTGCGTCGTCGTAATACACAACCGGCACAAGAAGCGGAGAATGCACCAAATGAAATTACGATTAAAGATATCGTGATTTATCCAGATGCATACTCTATTAAGAAACGCGGTAAAGATATCGAATTGACACACCGTGAATTCGAATTGTTCCACTATCTAGCAAACCATATGGGACAAGTAATGACACGTGAACACTTATTACAAACAGTGTGGGGCTATGATTACTTCGGCGATGTTCGTACTGTCGATGTAACTATCAGACGTTTAAGAGAAAAAATTGAAGATGATCCGTCACATCCAGAATATATTGTGACACGCCGTGGCGTTGGATATTTCCTTCAACAACATGACTGAGGCCGTATTTTATGAAATGGCTTAAACAGTTCCAATCCTTACACACGAAACTCGTTATTGTTTATGTGCTGTTGATTATCATCGGTATGCAGATTATTGGTTTATATTTTACTAATAACTTAGAACGAGAATTGACACAGACCTTTAAGAACAATATTTCGCAATATGCGAAGCAGATCGAGATTAATGTGGAAAAGGTAAAAGAAGAAGATAATTCGGATAATGGGCAAAAAGAGATACAAAATCTATTAAACGAATATGCCAATCGCCAAGAGATAGAACAAATTAATTATATTGACCGTAATCAAATTATCATTGCGACATCTAAACAATCTAGACAGAGCATTGTAAATCAAAAAGCCAATGATACATCTATACAAAAAGCTTTATCACTTGGTCAGCCTAATGATCATACAATGCTGAAAGACTACGGCAAAGGTAAACAACGTGTTTGGGTTTATAACTTGCCTGTTAAGTCATCCAAAGGTGTTATTGGCGATATTTATATTGAATCAGATATTGATAGCGTTTATGACCAATTAAACAACTTTAACCAAATCTTTATCGTTGGTACAGCAATTTCACTCTTTATCACAGGACTCTTAGGTTTCTTCATTGCCCGTACGATTACTAAACCGATTACGGATATGCGGAACCAAACCGTCGAAATGTCTAAGGGTAACTATACGCAGCGTGTGAAGATTTATGGTAACGATGAGATTGGTGAGCTTGCCTTAGCCTTCAACAACTTATCTAAACGTGTGCAAGAAGCACAAGCGAATACAGAGAGTGAGAAGCGGCGTCTGGACTCTGTTATCACGCATATGAGCGACGGGGTTATTGCGACCGATCGTCGTGGCCGTATCCGTATCGTTAATGATATGGCGCTTAAAATGTTAGGCATGGCAAAAGAAGATGTTATGGGCTACAACATGCTCAGCGTCTTAGACCTTGAAGATGAGTTTGCTTTGGATGAAATGCAAGAAAATAATAACAGCTTCTTGTTAGATATTAACGAAGAAGAAGGCATTATTGCGCGTGTCAGCTTCAGTACGATTGTGCAAGATACTGGCTTTGTGACAGGTTACATCGCAGTGCTGCATGACGTTACTGAACAACAACAAAATGAACGTGAACGCCGTGAGTTCGTAGCTAACGTTTCACACGAATTACGGACGCCATTAACATCGATGAACAGTTATCTTGAAGCCTTGGAAGAAGGCGCTTGGAAAGATGAGGAAATCGCACCGCAATTCTTATCTGTTACGAGAGAAGAAACCGTGCGTATGATTCGTCTGGTCAATGACTTGCTGCAATTATCTAAAATGGATAATGCGAATGAAGAAAATGCTTCAAACCAAGTGACGAAAGAAATCGTCGACTTTAATATGTTCATCAATAAGATTATTAACCGTCATGAAATGGCAGCCAAAGATGTTACATTTGTACGCGATATTCCAGACGAAACTATTTTTACAGAAATTGATCCAGATAAGATGACGCAAGTGTTTGATAACGTCATCACTAATGCGACGAAATATTCACGCGGCGATAAACGCGTAGAGTTTCATGTGAAACCTAATCCGCTCTATAATCGCATGACGATTCGTATCAAAGATAACGGCATCGGTATTCCGATTACTAAAGTAGATAAGATATTCGACCGTTTCTTCCGTGTTGATAAAGCACGTGCACGTAAAATGGGCGGTACAGGTCTAGGATTAGCGATTTCTAAAGAAATTGTGGAAGCACATAATGGCCGTATTTGGGCAAATAGTGTCGAAGGCCAAGGTACTTCAATCTTCATCACTTTACCGTGTGAAGTCATAGAAGATGGTGATTGGGATGAGGCATAAGGAAGCGGCGAAATCAGTCATTTTGACACTGCTCGTCTTGATGAGTATCGTGTTAACGTATTTAATGTGGAACTTTTCTCCGGATTTAGCGAATATAGAAAGCCAAGATAGTAAGAAGACTACAGAGAATACTATCAGCAAGCCGAATTCTGAAACCATGGATAGTGCTATCTCACCTTATCAAATTATCTATAATCACGGTGATAAGACGGATGGCGCCTTAGAAACACGTAAATTGAATCGCGATGTCGTAAAAATATTAAAGAACCAGAAGATTACGAGTGCGTCTGAAATTTATCATGACCATAACTTATTTATTCCAGAACTCAGTGATAATTTTGTAGCGCTGGATTTCACCTATGATATGCCTTTAACGACTTATCTAGGACAAGTTTTGAATATGGACACTAAGATTCCAAGCAAGTTCAAATTCAGTCGCTTGATTATTGACGCCGATCAAGAGAAAACGGCTGTGCTCTATGCTATCGGTAACGACCGTCATCATGTAATGCGCTTGAATACTTCCATTCCAAGCCGTACTGTGAAAAAGACGGTAAAAACCATCCAGCCTGAGCTTACACCGTTCTCTGAGATTATCACAGGTAAAGAAACCATTGATTCAGCTTCGCATATTTTTGCACCAGAGAAGCCTAAGCATTTGAAAAGCTATCGTACGATTTTCAATCATATCAGTGTAGAAACGATGAACTCTATTTTATTCAATGATTCCGTAGTGGTGCGTAGTTCTAAGAGCGGCAATACAACGTATAACAATAATACTGGTGTAGCTACTTATAATACGAAACGTGAATTCTATCGTTACACGAACTTATCAGAAGATGAATCCAAATCTAAGGATATGATTAAAACAATTCCAAGTACGTTCGACTTTATTAACAGTCACGGTGGCTTCACAGATGATTATCGCTTATTTGAAGCCGATCCGAAATCCGGAGAACTGACTTATCAAATGTTCCTAAATGGTATTCCAGTATTTAATAAAGATGATTTAAGTACGATTAAGACCTCTTGGGGAGAAAAAGGAATCTTCAGTTATGCGCGCTCATTATTGAAAACGAATATTACGATTGATAGTGGAGAAGATAAGAAGGATTTACCAGGTGCAGAAACTGTACGTTCTAATTTAGCCAACAACCCTAATCTCGACTTTAAAAAAGTAACGAATATGATTGTCGGCTACAAGATGCAAGAAAAAGATGATGATGACATCGAAGTTCAACGTACAAGTGAATATGTACCAGAATGGTATATTCAATATAATGGTAAATGGTATGTTTACGAGAATGGGGGTCTGCAAGAATGAACTGGAAATATGCTAAGACACTCTTTATTTTCGTATTCCTGATTATTAATATCAGCTTAGCCATTATGTATGTGAATAAAATTAATAAATCCCATATCAATGATGTAGAAGATACGAATGAAGTAGATTTCAAACAAGAAGAAATTAAAATTCCTAAAGAACTGCCGGATGCACGCGGTATTAAAGCACAACTTATTACAGGCCGTTCTAAAGATTTCAAAGACTACGCGAAATCCAAGTCTGATGTGAAATCAGAGGATGGCGGTAAAGTAGCAGCCGGTACAATCAGTCCGGCAATTAGCGTTTCTAAAGATCAAGTGACTGCACTTAAATCTTATATGAAAAATAATGTTTACAAAGGCGAATATTATCAGCTTTATAATACAGACGATAATGAAGCGGTCTTCGAACAAACTTATCATGGATTGCCTATCATGAATAACGATAAAGCAAAGTTGAAGTTCAAGATTAATGATAATGAGGAAGCCAGTAGTTATCATCAAAGAGCCATCGCTGAAATCGGACCTTCTAAAGGTGAAAATAACCGAGAAAAGCAAGTTGTGAGCGCACGTAAAGCGATTGAGGCTTTATATTACAACCGTTACTTGAAACGCAATGATGCCGTTACAAGCGTACGTTTAGGTTATTATTCAGTGGTTCGAGAAACGAACGTACAAGTCTTTCAAGCTAACTGGGAAATCAAGGTTAACCATTCAGATAAAAAAGGTGATAAAACCTACTATGTAGAAGCGACCTCTAAGAATCCTAAGATTATTGTGCGTTGAAGCCAAATTTTTCAATAAGAGTACCTGTCTTTTATGCGGGTGCTCTTTTCTTTTTACCTGCAAGGTAGGAAGTAAGGACAAAAAGGTGTATAATTGTAGAGTGAAATTTCGTTTTTAAGTGGTACGGCAGTGTACGGACACACAAACGGCAATATGACCATTGACATATCCTGTCATTGTAAGCCGTATTTTTAACAAAGTGTTTTAAATTTGTGATAATAGTATTAATGAACGTACGATAATATAAATTAAGATTTGGAAACTAGAAAGGGTGAATCGCTTGATACGTATGAGCGTACTTGCGAGTGGCAGTACAGGCAATGCCACTTATGTTGAAAGTGATAAAGGCAGCCTGCTTGTTGATGTCGGATTAACCGGCAAGAAGATGGAAGAACTCTTTGGCAAGATTGATAGAAATATTGCGGACTTGAACGGTATTTTAGTGACCCATGAACATGTCGACCATATTAAAGGTCTCGGCGTACTCGCGCGTAAATACAAATTACCGATTTATGCGAACGAGAAGACATGGAAAGCCATTGAAAAGAAAGATAGCAAGATCCCAATGGATCAGAAATTTATCTTCAACCCTTACGAAACGCATGAATTGGGTGGCTTTGATATCGAATCATTCAACGTCTCTCACGATGCGATTGATCCGCAATTTTACATCTTCCACAATAACTACAAGAAATTTACGATGATTACAGATACAGGTTACGTTTCAGATCGCATGAAAGGCATGATTCGTGGCAGTGATGCCTTCATGTTCGAAAGCAACCATGACGTAGATATGTTGCGCATGTGCCGTTACCCATGGAAGACGAAACAACGTATCTTGAGTGATATGGGCCATGTATCAAACGAAGATGCTGCAATGGCAATGTGTGACGTCATTACAGGCAATACGAAACGCATCTATCTGTCACACTTGTCACGCGATAACAATATGAAAGATTTGGCGCGCATGAGCGTAGGACAAGTCTTGAACCAACACGATATCGATACCAATAAAGAAGTATTGCTCTGCGATACAGATAAAGCAGAACCAACACCTATTTATACTCTTTAAATTAAACAAACACATTAAGACGACTCTCGGACAAACTATGACATCCGGGAGTCTTTTTCTATGGAAAAGAATACTTGGAGAGTGCAAACTGTTTAAAATTGCATGGTATAATTTGGGATGGAGAAACAAGGGTAATGAGTGGCAGTTATACACAGTTATATGTAAAGAAAGCATTAACTTGTGAATAACTATGTAAGACTCACCTCAAAGTTATTCACAAAAAGAGGACAAGTTACTCACAACTGTGCACAATCCACAAAGAAATACCCACATTATCAACAGAGTTATCCACATATTAACAAGTTAATCACAGAATTGAGGATGAAGTGAGTAAAAAAGTACTGAATTTATATACATAAGCCACTTATTAAGACAGAATCGTGTGTATAAGTGAATAACTTGTGGATAACTCGAATAACTTCTGAATATTTGGAGGATTCAAATGAAAATTACAGTTTTAGCTGTTGGTAAGTTAAAAGAAAAGTATTGGAAACAAGCGATAGCCGAATATCAAAAACGCTTAGGTGCTTACACTAAAATTGAAGTCATAGAAGTACCCGATGAAAAAGCACCCGAAAATATGAGCGATAAAGAAGTCGAACAAGTGAAACAAAAAGAAGGACAACGACTCTTAGCGAAAATCAAGCCGCAATCCACAGTGATTACATTAGAGATTAAAGGCAACATGTTAACATCAGAAGGGTTAGCGAAGAACTTGCAGCAACGTATGGTACAAGGACAAAGCGATTTTACTTTCGTGATCGGCGGCTCAAACGGCTTACATCAAGACGTTTTAGACAGAAGTAACTATGCCCTCTCATTCAGTAAAATGACCTTTCCACATCAAATGATGCGGGTAATACTGTTAGAGCAAGTATATAGAGCATTTAAGATAATGCGAGGAGAAGCGTATCACAAATGATACGTTTCCCCTCTATACATCTCCCGAAAGAGTAAGAATACAACTTTATTGTTTACCAATGCAAAAAATAGGAGTAGAATAGTTAAGTTAAACAATTTATTTGAGGATTCAAAATTAGTAGGGAGTAATTATTATGGATTTTTGGTTAA
Above is a genomic segment from Staphylococcus piscifermentans containing:
- a CDS encoding MBL fold metallo-hydrolase, with product MNRLIRMSVLASGSTGNATYVESDKGSLLVDVGLTGKKMEELFGKIDRNIADLNGILVTHEHVDHIKGLGVLARKYKLPIYANEKTWKAIEKKDSKIPMDQKFIFNPYETHELGGFDIESFNVSHDAIDPQFYIFHNNYKKFTMITDTGYVSDRMKGMIRGSDAFMFESNHDVDMLRMCRYPWKTKQRILSDMGHVSNEDAAMAMCDVITGNTKRIYLSHLSRDNNMKDLARMSVGQVLNQHDIDTNKEVLLCDTDKAEPTPIYTL
- the walK gene encoding cell wall metabolism sensor histidine kinase WalK, translated to MKWLKQFQSLHTKLVIVYVLLIIIGMQIIGLYFTNNLERELTQTFKNNISQYAKQIEINVEKVKEEDNSDNGQKEIQNLLNEYANRQEIEQINYIDRNQIIIATSKQSRQSIVNQKANDTSIQKALSLGQPNDHTMLKDYGKGKQRVWVYNLPVKSSKGVIGDIYIESDIDSVYDQLNNFNQIFIVGTAISLFITGLLGFFIARTITKPITDMRNQTVEMSKGNYTQRVKIYGNDEIGELALAFNNLSKRVQEAQANTESEKRRLDSVITHMSDGVIATDRRGRIRIVNDMALKMLGMAKEDVMGYNMLSVLDLEDEFALDEMQENNNSFLLDINEEEGIIARVSFSTIVQDTGFVTGYIAVLHDVTEQQQNERERREFVANVSHELRTPLTSMNSYLEALEEGAWKDEEIAPQFLSVTREETVRMIRLVNDLLQLSKMDNANEENASNQVTKEIVDFNMFINKIINRHEMAAKDVTFVRDIPDETIFTEIDPDKMTQVFDNVITNATKYSRGDKRVEFHVKPNPLYNRMTIRIKDNGIGIPITKVDKIFDRFFRVDKARARKMGGTGLGLAISKEIVEAHNGRIWANSVEGQGTSIFITLPCEVIEDGDWDEA
- a CDS encoding two-component system regulatory protein YycI; translated protein: MNWKYAKTLFIFVFLIINISLAIMYVNKINKSHINDVEDTNEVDFKQEEIKIPKELPDARGIKAQLITGRSKDFKDYAKSKSDVKSEDGGKVAAGTISPAISVSKDQVTALKSYMKNNVYKGEYYQLYNTDDNEAVFEQTYHGLPIMNNDKAKLKFKINDNEEASSYHQRAIAEIGPSKGENNREKQVVSARKAIEALYYNRYLKRNDAVTSVRLGYYSVVRETNVQVFQANWEIKVNHSDKKGDKTYYVEATSKNPKIIVR
- the rlmH gene encoding 23S rRNA (pseudouridine(1915)-N(3))-methyltransferase RlmH; the protein is MKITVLAVGKLKEKYWKQAIAEYQKRLGAYTKIEVIEVPDEKAPENMSDKEVEQVKQKEGQRLLAKIKPQSTVITLEIKGNMLTSEGLAKNLQQRMVQGQSDFTFVIGGSNGLHQDVLDRSNYALSFSKMTFPHQMMRVILLEQVYRAFKIMRGEAYHK
- a CDS encoding YycH family regulatory protein translates to MRHKEAAKSVILTLLVLMSIVLTYLMWNFSPDLANIESQDSKKTTENTISKPNSETMDSAISPYQIIYNHGDKTDGALETRKLNRDVVKILKNQKITSASEIYHDHNLFIPELSDNFVALDFTYDMPLTTYLGQVLNMDTKIPSKFKFSRLIIDADQEKTAVLYAIGNDRHHVMRLNTSIPSRTVKKTVKTIQPELTPFSEIITGKETIDSASHIFAPEKPKHLKSYRTIFNHISVETMNSILFNDSVVVRSSKSGNTTYNNNTGVATYNTKREFYRYTNLSEDESKSKDMIKTIPSTFDFINSHGGFTDDYRLFEADPKSGELTYQMFLNGIPVFNKDDLSTIKTSWGEKGIFSYARSLLKTNITIDSGEDKKDLPGAETVRSNLANNPNLDFKKVTNMIVGYKMQEKDDDDIEVQRTSEYVPEWYIQYNGKWYVYENGGLQE